Part of the Raphanus sativus cultivar WK10039 unplaced genomic scaffold, ASM80110v3 Scaffold2429, whole genome shotgun sequence genome, gcgGTTGAGAACGCGTCACGCAAACCGCGTAAAGGGACACGCGTCAACAATGACCACGCCCCTGGACACGTGTGAAGACCTCAGAAGGAAGGAGGACACGTCACAACACCACCACGTCGTCACCGCCAAGGCTTCACCACCACCGGAGAAAGCCCCCAACGCTTCACCGGGAGACCGAAACACCGCCAGAACAAGAATCCGGCCCACTCAATTCCTCCTCTTCGCCTGGCCTCGAAGTAACAGAGATCTTCAACGGGCCACTCCCGAAATCTCAACCCGAGCCACCGAAGTTCCCCTCTTCACCCCTATCGCTTCCTTCCCCAAAGAAATCAAAGGAGAAGCGAAACCAAATCACCACCGAGCCACCATTGGAACACCGAGAAATCCACCAATTCCGCCGTACCGAGAATCCATACGACGCAGGGGCAAAAAATCCGACCGTTCACCTTAAGAGGAAAGGCACGACGTCGGAACTCTAAACCGACCGCCCACCATGAGTAAGGTGCGACGGCAGAAACTAAAGCCGGACGACCACCGAAGTACAGGTACGTCGCCGGAGACAAAGACGGCTACACCGTGTCAGAAATCCACCGTGCACCGCGAGCCCAAGAAAAAGGAACCACCGcaacaaatctctctctctctcatctagAGAGAAGGTAGAGAAAAGTCTACCATTCCTTCTTCTTGAGAGTTAGATCTCTCAACTCGTTTTTCAatccaaaacataaaacataatttcaaaaaaaaaaaaattctgtatatataattttttttttgctacaaaTCTATTCAttctaatttcttttatatGTCTATAGGTATTCCTCTAGAAAATTTTCTATTCTCTTGTGTCATTTCATTTGTCTTTGCCTTGCAATGATAATGATCCTAATTATTCATTTAGCCTGTTTGTCTTGCGGACCGGGCATGCTAGTCATCAGGACTCCCTGATAGTTGGAACAGGCGTTATCCCCTCTTTCTGTAACCCAGGGATACCCTTTGCCCTTTGGTCATCCTCATTACTAATCTCTCATGGAGTCGATGTGACCGTCAATTAATACATTATGCatctatttaattataaaatttggtgAAAGTGTAACATTCATCTTCACCGCAAAATGGATCTCATGAATAAGATCAACTCATTTTCCGTGCTAAATTGGGAGAGCTTCTTCACATCGCTACTCAGCTTACGACTCACTTTTTTCGGTTTAATTGGGTGTGCTTCAGGCTAATTAAATCTGCATCAAAGCTCTTTAGGAATAATTAGTACCGTTTAGGAATAGTTCTTTCTATCTAATCATATTATTGAGTCAACATATCGAAAGTTTGAAACAAAGGCCAAATGGCATTTGATTGGAAATGTGTCGTTGTTAATTAAAAACACTGGTCCACTAACCAAAACACGTATTGAGATATTAGAATAGCATGtagacaaagaaaaaataagttaTTGTCTTCAATTTATATCAGCAACCAAACCAAACTCCTCACACAAGCGGGAGGAGGactatttatattcataatccAAAGCTGTCAAAGAAACAAGGCTCTCTCACACATATACATTTACTTACATAGTAAACTATGGACCGACGTTGTTCTATTCATCATCACATCATTTCGTATCTTTTTCCCTCTTCTACGTCCATACTATTTTTGTGTATTTCATTCCTTGTGTTTTTTACTACAACCACTAATGCTTTAGTGAGACTTCCGGAGAACACGACCGTTCCAGCTATAATAGTGTTCGGAGATTCAATTGTTGATGCCGGAAACAACGACGATTTGATAACGGAGGCTAGATGTGATTATCCTCCTTATGGTATTGATTTCGATGGTGGAGTTCCTACGGGAAGATTCTCCAATGGAAAAGTCCCCACTGATATTCTAGGTTTGTTTACCTCTTGTTTTACTTTTCTTCGTTGACTAATCttataaaatgttatcaaatacTAACCACACATTATTTATCTCTATATCGAATGCATTAGCTAAGCTGGTTAATGACTTGCAACCCGTGAACAACTTTATTTCGTACACtcaaataaattaatgtgaACAATAAGGACTAACGTTAAAACACCAAGTTGCAATGTATAAtgtaattatattatacttcgattctttattaattgtttttatagcGGAAGAATTAGGGATTAAGCCAACTATACCAGCATATCGAGATCCTAATCTAAGACAAGAAGATCTTCTAACCGGTGTAACATTTGCTTCGGGTGGTGCTGGTTATGTTCCTTTGACAACACAAATAGCGGTAGCTAATCCCCACTTCTTATGTTTTAAGTTTAtctaattaacttttaaatataacaaTTAGTTTTTATTGTTAATCGTTAAAGGGAGGAATACCATTATCGCAACAACTGAAACTTTTTGAagaatatatagagaaattgaATGGAATGGTGGGACAAGAGAGGACAACATTCATAATTAAGAATAGCTTGTTCGTTATTATATGTGGTAGTAACGATATCGCAAACAACTTCTTTAGTCTCCCTACGACTCAGCTCCAATACAACGCGGCTTCTTTCACTGCTCTTATGGCCGACAATGCTCGCTCTTTTGCTACGGTAAGAGTAGCTCCAAAATAAGGAGTTCTTCTTTGGTAtctaagaacaaaaataaataaaaaaagataaaaagtagGAGAGAGGTATAACAAGAAGTTTTTAATTTACATGGTTTTAGGACCTCATTTTAACACTTGTCAAGTTAGGaatgattttgttttctaaaaataaataaaaaattaactaattaatgaaacatattaaaataacaatactTTGTGGTTTAAATACTCAATTTAACATTACCTCCATCGAGGTTGCTCTAAGAAGCCATGGTTACTTAGAGCATCATTACCTAGAATTTTTTGGAAGAAAATTTTTCATCATACCCTAATATTATAATAGGtgatttttttaagaaaataaaaataaatattaatttttttctttcaaataaacGACTTTGGCACAAATCTATTAAGGTTTTGATGAGGACACTTTCATAttataaatctctataatattatttgagaagtcagtttcatatgtgtcgcgctcacgttaattctcaTGACGGTTAATTACTTAgttacccttaatgaaataaaaatattatatatgttttccattaataacaactattttttctttaataaaacttaaataaactttttaattaaattttccagtttaaaaaatcacaaaaataagaaaagtaatatttttaaagtgtagtttatttatatgaaaatgtgtttaatttttattacctTTTATCTTTTCTCAACAAACATGAataatctataatttttttaaaaatatatatttacttttttttgtcatccaaAAATATGTACttatgtatataaaacaaaaattcacaaaacaaattgaaaaagtaaaataatttagacattttttctataagataataatttagaattcaaaaaatcaaattattaataagaaaataatttaaaaaccatAAACTCATCcatctaaaatcatattttttacaaaaattaattacatttatAGATAATCTTAATGAACTAAAGTTTATACCTAAATACCActattgataattattttgttttcctttacaataaaacttataatttcttttgacttaaatttcctttttcaaaaaaaaaaacttaaatttcctttttataatGGCACATTAAAATACAAGTAAATATTTCTAGAATAAAAGAGATAGATTATACATAAACgaaatttatttctatttttcttcatatttgtccaaaaacataaaaaaacagaaatatctatcaattttcaaaatatagacttatatattttatcgaaaacatatataaattattcataaatatACTTATGAACTTAAGGAAAActagaaaaaaatctaattagcaaaattatttttcatctaattataaccaaaaaattatgattaaaaactatatagCCCAATATACCAAAATACAAATATTGAAACCGATTAAAATATGAACaattaaatcaaccaattattatgaattatctattatatatacgtgaataaattttcaatatattacaagttatgtttattaattcatatctgatttacttttttctatttttctaaaaaagacatatcaaattatatgaaatttatttacaaatatacGAGGATGGATAGACTGAACTACCTACTGATAAGACAATTTTAATATGATGAGAAAATCATCATTAATTTAACAGAATATATAcaactaaaaatatctaaatgaatagttgaaataatacaaaatatcatatttaaaatcacATATTAATTAAGATAGAAacataaagatatttaatacagttttttatacataaaaataataaaattacttaaaacatataaacaaacaaagtaaAATACTTTTCTTGTAAATGTTGAACGGGAGAATCAtctaatattaataaatagtgTGAGTCTATACATGAAAAATCTCTTATAGGGATATAGATGACTTTTACAGTTTCACTTACTACTTagttactccctccgtttcgaattacttgtcgttttagagtagaatttttgtttcaaaataagtgtcgttttcaatgcaaaatttattgacaatattttctactatatttttctattggttgatactccctccgtttcgaattatatgtcgttttggaacaaaattttcgtttcaaaagaagtgtcgttttatgatttcaatgcaaaatttattgactttttaatctaatctatttttctattggttgaaatctggttaggtgtattggtaatgatgtttttatttagtaaatatacaaaattaaatgttttattaatccaTGTGCCGAAGTCTATAACGACAAGTAAAgtgaaacggatggagtatatggttaggtgtattggtaataatgtttttattttgaaaatatgtaaaattaaatgtttttttgatGTGTGCATAAATCTAGAACGACAAGTAATATAAAACGGATGGAGTATCAATTATCATAAATTAATCTTTACCTCTCTTCTCTTAATTAATTACTGTACTAttgtaattataaattatttgctcttttagaaaaatattttgaagaattatatttaatcctttttttgtttatgtgtgATGTTGGTAGACACTGTACCAATATGGTGCAAGAAGAATACTTATGTTTGGTGCACCACCAATAGGATGTGTCCCTTCGCAGAGAACTGTGGCTGGAGGACCAACAAGGGATTGTGTTGTTCGGTTTAATGATGCGTGTAAACTTTTCAATGCTAAACTCTCTGCAAATATTGATGGCTTGTCAAGAACCCTACAAGACACgactttaatatatattgacATCTATGATCCTCTTCTTGATCTCATCTTAAACCCTCAACAATATGGTAATGTAtcattacttttttatttagtgaaacaatcaattttttaacatattttcatgATTTTCATAGGATTTAAGGTGAGTAATTTAGGATGTTGCGGAACCGGGTTAATAGAAGTGACTGCTTTATGCAACAACTATACAGCTGCTGTATGTCCCGTAAGATCAGATTATGTGTTCTGGGACAGTTTTCATCCCACTGAAACAGCTTACAGAAACATAGTTGCAAAGCTTCTTCAGAGATATCTCAACAGATTCTtctagttaatttatatatagcaCCTACTTTTTAACATGTTGGCCATActtcatttaatattttgaattatcaTTACAAAGGCAAAGATAAATTATgctttttaaaatcatattttctctTTTCCATAGCTTGTAATTAtcttttatagttttatgatattttgtggCTATATAAAGAATGTTCCTGTATATACACTTGACATTGTTCACAACTTCGGGaacattttgttctttttccattttatagaaaaatagtGGTACCAACAATGAAGATTGACACTGGTCACAGAGTCCTGATACAAAAAGAGAATGGCCGTTGTAGGGGGCAGCTGAATAAATGAAAGTGGATGTGGAGGCGATGGTTTAACTAAGTAGCTCTTCTTCACTTTCCAGATTCTGAATAAGGCCAATAATTTTCTCAATTAGTTTCTTGGGTCTTGATTTTGTAATAGGCCTATCAGAGATTACAAAtggattttctttttgaacatt contains:
- the LOC108814712 gene encoding GDSL esterase/lipase EXL1; protein product: MDRRCSIHHHIISYLFPSSTSILFLCISFLVFFTTTTNALVRLPENTTVPAIIVFGDSIVDAGNNDDLITEARCDYPPYGIDFDGGVPTGRFSNGKVPTDILAEELGIKPTIPAYRDPNLRQEDLLTGVTFASGGAGYVPLTTQIAGGIPLSQQLKLFEEYIEKLNGMVGQERTTFIIKNSLFVIICGSNDIANNFFSLPTTQLQYNAASFTALMADNARSFATTLYQYGARRILMFGAPPIGCVPSQRTVAGGPTRDCVVRFNDACKLFNAKLSANIDGLSRTLQDTTLIYIDIYDPLLDLILNPQQYGFKVSNLGCCGTGLIEVTALCNNYTAAVCPVRSDYVFWDSFHPTETAYRNIVAKLLQRYLNRFF